A single region of the Hyphomicrobiales bacterium genome encodes:
- a CDS encoding peptidoglycan DD-metalloendopeptidase family protein, whose product MCEFFPTSIARAARITAIVGALSLSAACSSEVTRLSQPFFSHPEVTGSVAPIPEQNISPRAAATRPMPPMPPRQIAGRAPAATTPAPVERRDIPLAAGNGFSVVRAGSGDTIYSLSRRHGVSARAIMAANDMQRPEDLHPGQNILIPPINWRPGDPVTFGAADRPAAEAMRVHVVRPGETLYGIARDNALGASDIARHNRLASADRLTVGQRLEIPSAAPVRTATASNFANDAGEPAPRARPYPETRYETRQSASLEPLPASGRGNRIVPLPTPRPNLRPTRTAELTRPEPKNVGTGTLPEPQAMSVGKFRWPVRGRVISPFGSRPNGAKNDGINVAVPEGTSVKASESGVVAYVGNELKGFGNLILIRHADDWVSAYAHNSQTLVTRGEQVRRGQVIAKAGQSGNVTQPQLHFELRKGSKPVDPLQYLDETG is encoded by the coding sequence ATGTGTGAGTTCTTTCCAACATCGATCGCGCGGGCGGCGCGGATTACCGCGATTGTCGGCGCGCTTTCCTTGAGCGCGGCGTGCAGCTCGGAAGTGACCCGTCTCAGCCAACCTTTTTTCTCGCATCCCGAGGTGACCGGTTCGGTGGCCCCGATCCCGGAGCAAAATATCTCCCCGAGGGCCGCGGCGACCAGGCCGATGCCGCCGATGCCGCCACGGCAGATCGCGGGCAGGGCGCCTGCGGCGACCACGCCGGCGCCGGTCGAAAGGCGCGACATTCCGCTTGCCGCCGGAAACGGCTTTTCCGTCGTCAGGGCCGGCAGCGGCGACACCATCTACAGCCTGTCGCGGCGCCACGGCGTCTCGGCGCGCGCGATCATGGCGGCCAACGACATGCAGCGGCCGGAGGATCTGCATCCGGGCCAGAACATCCTGATCCCGCCGATTAACTGGCGCCCTGGGGACCCGGTTACGTTCGGCGCCGCCGATCGGCCGGCCGCCGAGGCCATGCGCGTCCACGTCGTTCGCCCCGGCGAGACGCTTTACGGGATCGCCCGCGACAATGCCCTCGGCGCCAGCGACATCGCGCGACACAACCGGCTGGCCTCCGCCGACCGGCTCACTGTCGGGCAGCGCCTTGAAATCCCATCCGCGGCGCCAGTCAGGACGGCGACCGCGTCGAATTTCGCCAACGACGCGGGCGAACCCGCGCCGCGCGCCCGTCCATACCCGGAAACGCGCTACGAAACGCGCCAATCAGCGTCGCTCGAACCGCTGCCGGCGTCGGGCCGGGGGAACCGGATTGTTCCGCTGCCGACGCCGCGCCCGAATCTGAGGCCAACGCGGACGGCGGAGCTGACGCGGCCAGAGCCGAAAAACGTCGGTACCGGGACGCTGCCGGAGCCGCAGGCGATGAGCGTCGGCAAGTTCCGCTGGCCGGTGCGCGGCCGGGTGATCTCGCCATTCGGATCGCGGCCCAACGGCGCCAAGAACGACGGCATCAACGTCGCCGTGCCCGAGGGTACCTCGGTCAAGGCGAGCGAGAGCGGCGTCGTCGCCTATGTCGGCAACGAGCTCAAGGGCTTTGGCAATCTGATCCTGATCCGCCACGCCGACGACTGGGTTTCGGCCTACGCCCATAACAGCCAGACGCTGGTCACCCGCGGCGAGCAGGTGCGCCGCGGCCAGGTCATCGCCAAGGCCGGGCAGTCCGGCAACGTCACCCAGCCGCAGCTGCATTTCGAGCTGCGCAAGGGCTCGAAGCCGGTCGATCCGCTGCAATATCTCGACGAGACCGGCTGA
- a CDS encoding threonine/serine dehydratase — MQALPDFDDVLKAQARIARQASHTPLVEFVELNARAGRRVLLKLENLQRTGSFKFRGAYNLVSEIAAAEPGRPVVAYSSGNHAQAVAAAAALCGLEATIVMPADAPAIKRERTARYGAGIVLYDRLTEDREAIARRIAEERDAAIVPPYDHPRIIAGQGTVGLELAEEAERQGVALSQVLVPASGGGLIAGIALAMAARVPEARIYAVEPAGFDDLARSLKSGRRERNAAAGGSICDALLVRTPGEMTFKINRRLLAGGLAVTDEEVRAAVGFGFNELKLVLEPSGAAGLAALLAGKVEVQGGDIAVVLTSGNVDPGLFAAIIAGERPS; from the coding sequence ATGCAGGCCTTGCCTGACTTTGACGATGTCCTGAAGGCGCAGGCGCGGATCGCCAGACAGGCGTCGCACACGCCGCTTGTCGAATTTGTCGAACTCAACGCCCGCGCCGGACGCCGGGTGCTGCTCAAGCTGGAGAACCTGCAACGCACGGGCTCGTTCAAGTTTCGCGGCGCCTACAACCTGGTGAGCGAGATTGCCGCCGCCGAGCCCGGAAGGCCGGTCGTCGCCTATTCCTCCGGCAACCATGCCCAGGCCGTTGCCGCGGCGGCCGCTCTCTGCGGGCTCGAGGCGACCATCGTCATGCCCGCCGACGCCCCGGCGATCAAGCGCGAGCGCACCGCTCGATATGGCGCCGGGATTGTCCTTTACGACCGGCTCACCGAGGACCGCGAAGCCATCGCAAGACGCATCGCGGAGGAGCGGGACGCGGCCATCGTGCCGCCCTACGACCATCCGCGCATCATCGCCGGCCAGGGGACCGTGGGGCTGGAACTCGCCGAGGAGGCCGAACGGCAAGGCGTCGCGCTTTCACAGGTGCTGGTTCCGGCGAGCGGCGGCGGATTGATCGCCGGCATTGCGCTGGCCATGGCCGCGCGCGTCCCGGAGGCCCGCATCTACGCGGTGGAGCCGGCCGGCTTCGACGATCTTGCCCGCTCGCTGAAGAGCGGCCGGCGCGAACGAAACGCCGCGGCCGGCGGCTCGATCTGCGACGCGCTCTTGGTCCGGACCCCGGGCGAGATGACGTTCAAGATCAATCGGCGCCTGCTCGCGGGCGGTCTGGCGGTCACCGATGAGGAGGTGCGGGCTGCGGTCGGATTTGGCTTTAACGAGCTGAAGCTGGTGCTGGAGCCGAGCGGCGCGGCGGGCCTGGCCGCGCTGCTCGCCGGCAAGGTCGAGGTCCAGGGCGGCGACATTGCGGTGGTCCTCACCAGCGGCAATGTCGATCCCGGCCTGTTCGCGGCCATCATCGCTGGTGAACGGCCTAGCTGA
- a CDS encoding SDR family oxidoreductase, with protein sequence MDLGIGGRKAIVCASSKGLGRGCAMALAEAGVAVVVNGRDEATLAETAAEIADRFKVPVTPVTADIGTRAGQEALIAACPEPDILVNNNAGPPRRDFRELDREAMIDGVIMNMITPIELIQRTLDGMAERGFGRIVNITSISVKMPLAGLDLSSGARAGLTAFLAGICRTVADRNVTINNLLPGMFDTERLRAGFPAQARLQGRSAEEVARERAREVPAGRFGDPGEFGRACAFLCSAHAGYITGQNILIDGGLFKSAF encoded by the coding sequence ATGGATCTTGGCATCGGCGGCCGCAAGGCCATCGTCTGTGCTTCCAGCAAGGGGCTCGGCCGCGGCTGCGCCATGGCGCTGGCGGAAGCCGGCGTCGCGGTTGTCGTCAATGGCCGCGACGAGGCGACACTCGCCGAGACCGCGGCGGAGATTGCCGACCGCTTCAAGGTGCCGGTGACGCCGGTCACGGCCGACATCGGCACGCGCGCCGGCCAGGAGGCGCTCATCGCCGCCTGCCCGGAGCCCGACATCCTGGTCAACAACAATGCCGGCCCGCCGCGCCGCGACTTTCGCGAGCTTGACCGCGAGGCCATGATCGACGGGGTGATCATGAACATGATCACGCCGATCGAGCTCATCCAGCGCACGCTCGACGGCATGGCCGAGCGCGGCTTCGGGCGCATCGTCAACATCACCTCCATCTCGGTCAAGATGCCGCTTGCCGGCCTCGACTTGTCTTCCGGCGCGCGCGCCGGGCTGACGGCGTTTCTCGCCGGCATCTGCCGCACCGTCGCCGACCGCAACGTCACCATCAACAATCTCCTGCCCGGCATGTTCGACACCGAGCGGCTGCGCGCGGGCTTTCCGGCCCAAGCGCGGCTGCAGGGCAGGAGCGCCGAAGAGGTCGCCCGCGAGCGCGCCCGGGAGGTGCCGGCCGGCCGCTTCGGCGACCCGGGGGAGTTCGGCCGCGCCTGCGCCTTCCTGTGCAGCGCGCATGCCGGCTACATCACCGGCCAGAACATCCTCATCGACGGCGGCCTGTTCAAGAGCGCCTTCTAG
- a CDS encoding PDR/VanB family oxidoreductase — protein MPDLDLKVAAIDKLAPQIKRFAFVATDGGSLPPFEAGAHINIFTGNGLTRSYSLAGDPADSSRYVTAVLREPKGGGSTWMHDEVKVGDMLKASGPINNFPLDPSAGRHHLIAGGIGITPMLAMGHALSRGEVPFKLDYCTKSVEETAFLDEVKEIFGDAVSFHHDGGDPKKGIDLKATLAERPDNTHLYLCGPAGLLRAAREAARHWPDKVVHYELFSSALSDHERAEVRARANEPFEIELAQSGLTLTVPADKTILEVLNDNGIAVIKVCEEGYCGTCQVSLLGGKADHRDEVLDDDEKAANTLIQVCISRALPGEKLILDL, from the coding sequence ATGCCCGATCTCGACCTCAAAGTTGCAGCGATCGACAAGCTCGCGCCGCAGATCAAGAGGTTCGCGTTCGTCGCCACGGACGGCGGCAGCCTGCCCCCTTTCGAGGCCGGCGCCCATATCAACATTTTCACCGGCAACGGGCTGACGCGCTCCTATTCGCTGGCCGGAGATCCGGCGGACTCGAGCCGCTACGTCACCGCGGTCCTGCGCGAACCGAAGGGCGGCGGCTCGACCTGGATGCACGACGAGGTCAAGGTCGGCGACATGCTGAAAGCCTCAGGACCCATCAACAATTTCCCGCTCGACCCCAGCGCCGGCCGGCATCATCTCATCGCCGGCGGCATCGGCATTACCCCGATGCTCGCCATGGGCCATGCGCTCAGCCGCGGCGAGGTGCCGTTCAAGCTCGACTATTGCACCAAGTCGGTCGAAGAGACGGCCTTCCTCGACGAGGTCAAGGAGATCTTCGGCGATGCCGTCAGCTTCCATCACGATGGCGGCGACCCGAAGAAGGGCATCGACCTTAAGGCGACGCTGGCCGAGCGCCCGGACAATACGCATCTTTATCTCTGCGGTCCGGCGGGCCTGCTCAGGGCCGCCCGCGAGGCCGCCCGCCACTGGCCCGACAAGGTGGTGCATTACGAGCTGTTCTCCAGCGCGCTCAGCGACCACGAACGCGCCGAGGTAAGGGCGCGCGCCAACGAGCCCTTCGAGATCGAGCTTGCCCAAAGCGGCCTGACGCTCACCGTTCCCGCCGACAAGACCATCCTGGAGGTTCTCAACGATAACGGGATCGCGGTCATCAAGGTCTGCGAGGAGGGCTATTGCGGCACCTGCCAGGTTTCCCTCCTCGGCGGCAAGGCCGACCACCGCGACGAGGTCCTCGATGACGACGAGAAGGCGGCCAACACCCTGATCCAGGTCTGCATCTCGCGCGCCCTGCCGGGCGAAAAGCTGATCCTCGATCTTTAA
- a CDS encoding ATP-binding protein: MTDKEKSELAPLLQRLADALERLAPAALAEVDFEAADAFAWVADRAHLQPVAAVNRLPLKLLRGIDRMRDILMDNTERFARGLPANNALLWGARGMGKSSLVKAVHAEVNHELAKEEGAKPLKLLEIHREDIESLPVLLGLLRPQPFRFLVFCDDLSFDKEDTSYKSLKALLEGGIEGRPRNVIFYATSNRRHMMPRDMMENERSTAINPSEAVEEKVSLSDRFGLWIGFHRCSQDEYLAMVEAYAAHYSLDLDKPTLRAEALEWAATRGARSGRVAWQYIQDLAGRLRTVIDA; this comes from the coding sequence ATGACGGATAAGGAGAAATCAGAGCTGGCGCCGCTCCTTCAGCGTCTCGCCGATGCGCTCGAGCGGCTCGCCCCGGCGGCCCTGGCCGAGGTCGATTTCGAGGCCGCCGACGCCTTTGCGTGGGTCGCCGACCGCGCCCACTTGCAGCCGGTGGCGGCGGTCAACCGGCTGCCCTTGAAGCTGTTGCGCGGCATCGACCGGATGCGCGACATCCTGATGGACAATACCGAGCGGTTCGCCCGCGGCCTGCCGGCCAACAACGCGCTTCTGTGGGGCGCCCGCGGCATGGGCAAGAGCTCGCTGGTCAAGGCGGTCCATGCCGAGGTCAATCACGAGCTTGCGAAAGAAGAAGGCGCCAAGCCGTTGAAACTCCTCGAAATCCACCGCGAGGACATCGAGTCCCTGCCGGTGCTGTTGGGCCTGCTGCGGCCGCAGCCGTTCCGCTTCCTCGTCTTCTGCGACGACCTGTCCTTCGACAAGGAGGACACCTCCTACAAGTCCTTGAAGGCGCTGCTCGAAGGCGGCATCGAGGGCCGGCCGCGCAACGTCATCTTCTACGCCACCTCGAACCGCCGCCACATGATGCCGCGCGACATGATGGAGAACGAGCGTTCAACCGCCATCAACCCGTCGGAAGCCGTCGAGGAGAAGGTGTCGCTGTCCGACCGCTTCGGCCTGTGGATCGGCTTTCACCGCTGCAGCCAGGACGAATATCTGGCCATGGTCGAGGCCTATGCCGCTCACTATAGCCTCGACCTGGATAAGCCGACCCTGCGCGCGGAGGCGCTCGAATGGGCGGCCACGCGCGGCGCCCGCTCCGGCCGCGTCGCCTGGCAATATATCCAGGATCTTGCCGGCCGCCTCCGCACCGTCATCGACGCCTGA